From the Lampris incognitus isolate fLamInc1 chromosome 6, fLamInc1.hap2, whole genome shotgun sequence genome, one window contains:
- the map2k1 gene encoding dual specificity mitogen-activated protein kinase kinase 1: MQKRRKPEPIQLNPIPDGNAINGTGTTETNLEALQKKLEELELDEQQRKRLEAFLTQKQKVGELKDDDFEKICELGAGNGGVVFKVSHRPSGLIMARKLIHLEIKPAIRNQIIRELQVLHECNSPYIVGFYGAFYSDGEISICMEHMDGGSLDQSLKKAGKIPEQILGKVSIAVIKGLSYLREKHKIMHRDVKPSNILVNSRGEIKLCDFGVSGQLIDSMANSFVGTRSYMSPERLQGTHYSVQSDIWSMGLSLVEMAIGRFPIPPPDAKELEQIFGFPVEGEGSPGESSPKPRPPGRPGSSYGPDSRPPMAIFELLDYIVNEPPPKLPGIFGSEFQDFVNKCLIKNPAERADLKQLMVHPFIKQSEAEEVDFAGWLCSTIGLNQPVTPTHSIGV, encoded by the exons ATGCAGAAGAGAAGGAAGCCCGAGCCGATCCAACTCAACCCCATTCCTGATGGGAACGCTATAAACGGTACCGGTACTACAGA AACAAACTTGGAGGCCCTGCAGAAGAAACTGGAAGAGCTGGAGCTGGACGAACAGCAGCGGAAGCGCCTGGAGGCCTTCCTGACACAGAAGCAAAAGGTCGGGGAGCTGAAGGACGACGACTTTGAGAAGATCTGCGAGCTGGGCGCAGGCAACGGTGGGGTGGTCTTCAAGGTATCCCACAGACCCTCCGGTCTCATTATGGCGAGGAAG CTGATCCACCTAGAGATTAAACCAGCCATCCGGAACCAGATTATTAGAGAGCTGCAGGTGCTACACGAGTGCAACTCCCCCTACATCGTGGGCTTCTATGGGGCCTTCTACAGCGACGGAGAAATCAGCATCTGCATGGAGCATATG GACGGTGGCTCCCTGGACCAGTCGCTAAAGAAAGCGGGCAAGATCCCAGAGCAGATCCTCGGCAAAGTCAGCATCGCT GTCATCAAGGGGCTGTCCTACCTGAGAGAGAAACACAAGATCATGCACAGAG ACGTCAAACCCTCCAACATCCTGGTGAACTCCCGTGGCGAGATCAAGCTGTGTGACTTCGGGGTGAGCGGGCAGCTCATTGACTCCATGGCCAACTCCTTCGTGGGCACTCGCTCCTACATGTCT CCAGAGCGTCTCCAGGGCACCCATTACTCTGTCCAGTCAGACATCTGGAGTATGGGCCTGTCTCTGGTGGAAATGGCTATCGGCCGTTTCCCCATCCCACCGCCCGACGCGAAAGAGCTGGAGCAGATCTTTGGCTTCCCGGTAGAGGGGGAAGGATCCCCCGGTGAGTCTTCGCCCAAGCCTCGACCCCCTGGCCGACCAGGAAGCT CGTATGGACCGGACAGCAGACCTCCGATGGCTATTTTTGAATTGCTTGACTACATAGTCAATGAG CCCCCACCTAAACTACCTGGGATATTTGGATCGGAATTCCAAGACTTCGTGAACAAATG TTTGATAAAGAATCCAGCAGAAAGAGCAGACCTGAAACAGCTGATG GTCCACCCTTTCATCAAGCAGTCTGAAGCAGAGGAAGTGGACTTTGCCGGCTGGTTGTGTAGTACCATTGGACTCAATCA